atgaagaagagggTTTATGCGAAAGGAGTAAAAGAGAGATTACCTGAGACGAAATCAGGGAGGAGGATTGCGAGACTTGCAACAGTGATCGACTTCGGAGGTAGGCTTCGTCAAGGAAAACTGTTTTGAGAGTCAATAGGGTGGAGGAgtttttatggaatttttttccttctgtttCCACCGTGTTCGGGAACACATAAGACCAATTTGTTGTTCTATTGAATCTATTCATGTTCATTCGTTTGGGGGTTGcaccaattttttttccttgatgCAACGGTAAtgttgttccattgtgatcaTGTGGACACCGATGGTTACTGGTTAGGGGTCTAActgtttggttcagtttggaAATAAACTCTCTGTGAAGGCAGGAGTAatactgcgtacattatgaccttcctaGACCCCGTAGGGATAaaagccttgtgcactggatacaccatttattcatgttatttcgttttgcaaaaaataatagaacaaaTCAGATTTTCTAGGCAACCATAGTTAAAAGAGTGTCTAAATGAGATCTCTATATGTGTATTTAGAACTAACACCATCTTTTTAGTTGCTCCTTGTTTTATTCCCAAATATTCTTTAATATAAAGGTATTAAAGAGTTTTATTAACTAATTTAATATCATTTTGTCAAGTATACATGCGACATAACATTATGTTGGCTATTCTtagtcacatggaatccactcctgtGGATCCCACAATGGATTCCATGTAATTGGCTCGGGAGGGCCTTGGAcagtacttgtacaaggacatgatccgcaCTCATAAAGAACACGAGAATTAAAGTAATGGAAATTTTAATTTACCAATACTTCACCAATCCAACAACTTGTTTGGTTGCGCTGTGTGGGGTGAATGTTCCATAGAGTGAGAgccatagagagagagagagattttgcaTCTAGCATGCATGAttatccctctctttctctcgctcgCCCTCGTTCTTCTCGTCCCTTCTATATTTCTCTCCTAATCACTTCACCTTCCCCTTCTTTCTAAAATCCCTCTCCGACCTACAATATCTCAATCAAGTAAAATGGGATTCCAACATAGACCTTGAGGTACCTTGCTTAGTTATAAAATGTCATCTCAAATAGAGTTTGCCAAGTGACAACGTAGATGTTTGAAAATTCAAGACTATAGGAGAATACACATAAGTGGACGAATTATGGTGGATAGAATAGACATGCACTAGATGCTTTATCAATACATGAAAATGTATTTAACTGAAGGGGGAGGGTTTCCTAAAAGGGCAATGTGAGAAGGAATCTACACACTACACCAATGCGAGGCTGGATAATGGTATCATTCATATAGGGCCCATGTAGTCAAGATAGGAGATAGAATGTAAATGTGGGCCTCATTGTTTGTTATGCGAGAAGGGTTAAAAGAATCTATACTAGGGCAACACATGTTTTCTTTTCCCTAAATTGAATTAGGTTGTGAAATTTGATAAGTGATTACTCCAGATTATAAACTATTTATCCAACGATCGAAATTGTAACATCATCATTCCACATGGCAAAATGAGGATGATTCACTTTTATAAGCTTATCACAGGGGGCtgaaatttatatttataaatatataaaaagggaaaaagaaccctgAAAGGCAACATGCCCCCTGTACACACACTAAAGAGCACAAAATGATGCCTTGctcccatgaaaggtgaaaaccGCATCCCTATTGATATTTCTACACACACTCCCACTGCCTTTCAAGGAACCATCCATCTCCCATATAAAAAAAACGTAAAAAGGTTCTCCGAACTGCCAAGCATGATGCATTACTATTACACTAGCACCTTTATGTcagtctctctcctcttcacatgaaatgacattGATGCCCTTTAATGTATGATATCATTTTATCGCACCTCATTCTTGCACTCCTCTATATTGTTTGCTCATAGAACCATCTCCAATAAAAACACAAAAGAtaattaaaatgatttttttaaaataaaaaaacaagataataaaaaatatataaaacgATGAATTTTTATTTCCAAAATATATTGGATTAGACTCACTAAAGTGTGAGAATCTAAATCCCATAATAAATGACAAGTGGAAAGTCACGAAGACCCTCCACCTTTACAGAGATATGGTTCCCCAGGCCTGaaattttgtcattttccagTTGTTACAAAGCTTTCAATAATTGGTCATATCATTGGTtcaataatttgaactacatagGTTATAAATAAGATTGGTTTGGGTATCACCAAaccaattcccccccccccccccaaaaaaaaaaagttataaccAAACCAATGAGAGAGGAAAGGGATCATGATCCGATCCGTTAACAAAACCCGTTTAGatggttattattatttttgtttcgtATTTGCAAAGGATTCTATATGACATGTTATTATTGGAAAGCCCAAACTACTTTGTATAAGTtcggggagagagagaaaaatgggaaaTCTTTTCCTAAAAGGAAGTTGCAGGCGCTGATCAAAAGCTGCAAACCCTAGCCCTAAAATTCTGACCTTTCCCGCCCcaatcgctctctctctctttcccctctctctctttcgttCCTTACCTGTCTTAGTGTCGTTCTCTATTATCTAATTTATCTAATCTTATGTTCTATTCTCGATTGTTCGGGGGCAACTCTATCTAAGTGTTTAAAACTACGAATTCCTTCGTTTCGCAGGTGAAGTACTTTGTCTTTTTTATTGCTGGGTTCTTTTTCCAAGCAAGTTTGGTTCTTAGATCTGCAATACTACGACTTGAGGAATTTTGGTGGAGTtagggttctgggtgatttagTATCTACTTGCAGATCTCTGAAGGTAGTATTGAGTTGGGTCTGGTTGGGTCTCCCCTTCTTAATTTCTACTGTTATGTTTTACTGAGGATTTCGTCGCGTGGGAGTGTTAAGGCGGCGGAGAATCGAGCTGCCAATGCCATTTGTTACGGTTCTGAAGAATTTTTCGGTGATTTTTGAGATACCGGAAAAAGTTGGACCTCAATGTCTTGGGCAGGCCCGGAAGATGTCTTCCTTTCCACATCTCTTGCGAGCTACCTCGACAGTAAGTTCTCTCTGCGTCCTTGCACGCGGTTGTCACTAAAATTATGGTTTTTGGTCTATCTATGTTGCTTCTTGCTTTATTCTGGAGCTTTTGTGATGGCTTACTCACGAATTTTGCTGATTTAGGCCCTGGTAGTCGGTTAGAGAGCCATACAGTTGGGTTACTTTGTATTTTTGGACAAACAAGTTGTCCTATTTTGGATAATTTGTTGATTGATTGCTGGATTTCACTGGACTTacccttttgttttctattttcaaatAAAGCAAAAACTATCAATATTCTTGTTTATTTTAAGGTATTGTATAATTTGTTGATTGATTGCTGAATTGCACTGGACTTAccctttgttttctattttctaataaAGTAAAAGCCATCAattattctttgtttattttggtgTATGAGAAGTGTGAACAAACCAAAAGTAAGTTGTTGAAGTAGGGTTAGTGATGGCTTGTCAATGAGACATCGATCCTCTATTTTTATTGTGTCTATTCTTTAATGTGTTGGGGATTGAAGGTTGTCATTTACTCATTTTGTCATGGGTTTTGCAAGCCCGACTCCAACTAGCTCACCGCCCTATTTGAACGGTGCACTTGCAACCCATGTATCATAAAGGTGATAAAAATAGATGCATTTTATTTTGACATTTGATTGGATTTCGACGACAGTCACTGCAGGATCACCATTTTCATTTCACCATTGCTAAACTGGAAGAGTTGAACCCATACTATATGCTTGGTTTAGAGGAATGTTGATTATTAAAGAAACATGTGTATCTCTTACACTTGGTTTCTTAGCTAGAACTAGATGGAACCTGGAGGTCTAATGCGGCTTTTATGTGATGAACAGGCTGGTAGTCTTCCCTAGTCTCTTGCCAGTGTTATATTTGCTGCTCAATCTCATTTATCTGTATTTGCTAATTCTATCAATGGGAAAaacaaaatctttcatatcagATTTTTACTATCTGCTCATTTATTGATTTCACAGAGAAACTTCTTGTTTTGCTGCGAGATGGTCGAAAACTCTTGGGGATACTTCGCTCTTTTGATCAATTTGGTACCATTTtgttagctcatttatttcctcaaTTTCATGCACTACTTCTTCCTCATTTATTGACTGTTCAATCTCACATTCATTGTATACAGCcaatgctgttcttgaaggtgCTTGTGAGCGGGTGATTGTTGGTGATCTCTATTGTGACATTCCCTTAGGTCTCTATGTAATTCGTGGGGAGAATGTTGTCTTAATTGGTGAGCTGGTATGGGAAATCTAGTTAGTATTAGATTTATTGTTGCAGTATCTACCACTTGCCTGTCTTCTTAAATTTGGTTGTTGTTTGGATAGGACCTTGAGAGGGAGGAGCTTCCCCCACATATGACTCGGGTTTCAGTTGCAGAAATAAGAAGggtaagttttttatttttattctttaaataTTGTCAATGCTTATGTGAATGTTCCCATAGGCATCTCCTATCTGTCTACAAGTGGAGGTTATCTGCCTCAATGAATGGTCAGACATTTAGAGCAGACTGCTGTAGATGGGCTATGATTATTGACCGCATGTTCTTTAATTATATTCGGTTTGTAAAAGCACCAAAAGTAGACCCTATATCTCCTTGATAAATTATAAAACTAAGGATAGTCTTCATCGTTTAAATCTGAATATTGAACctgtgatgcagatttatcgccaagttgggcttcttttatgaagaataagtctaggattggattatatacatgttgggcctttgatcctatGGGTTTTCACTGTAATAGGtaacttttatggacctaaagtaggggtacataggttgcatacgagagtagctctatacttagtttattttcatgttttagggttttaaattgaaccggttgaaccactagtccaatttaagtgattttagaatattcttttAGAATAGAAATTTTTTAGCTTAAGTTATATTTTAGGGTCCACACCTCTCCACGAATTTTagagagggagtgttttgtatttagaTACAGCCTAAGATTCCTATTCCTAGGCTATATAGGaatttaggcctttggccaATATAAATAAAGTTAACCGTGGGGTTCCTCTTTATCTCAATGTTGTATGAAAATATGCTCTTGCAAGCTTCTgcaacttttcttctcttgaagaactgctttgtgtgtgatcaaagctggtgggattggtgtgtgatccaatc
The sequence above is a segment of the Telopea speciosissima isolate NSW1024214 ecotype Mountain lineage chromosome 7, Tspe_v1, whole genome shotgun sequence genome. Coding sequences within it:
- the LOC122669742 gene encoding sm-like protein LSM1B; this encodes MSWAGPEDVFLSTSLASYLDKKLLVLLRDGRKLLGILRSFDQFANAVLEGACERVIVGDLYCDIPLGLYVIRGENVVLIGELDLEREELPPHMTRVSVAEIRRAQKAERDATDLKGSMRKRMEFLDLD